In Marivirga salinae, a single window of DNA contains:
- a CDS encoding ATP-binding protein, with amino-acid sequence MKAIKILFFLLLSYSSISAQGSTKDKNELLLLKHYENEDFNKVVKIADSLLQLENLPKRARIYQIKADALYFLNDVNASLESYLLAIEHLAEAEIDTVYLIENYSHAGFCYLYLGQYVEALPYYEKALKISRSANDSTEISTQLSHLGNIHTHLNNFELAEEYFQRSYEINFKLQDSVALAYDLVDLGSLFFRMGEFKKAVIYYKNGLKVEKTRADNHNTLILRLGKLADAYMETGAIDSAVFFIEKATRQAISINDSLSLHKNWLVKGKILLKQERFDSARELGYRLQQYFESETINQYDVEALMIVAKANYLMGNTNDAIRHLTEVIGRLKTKDHKAALSEIYQLRSEIFETIGQNKKAIEDLRLYLSYTDSLNLEKRQNTILSLSKIYDTRSKEQKIELLENKTALQKVQAENERRFRLILILAVSFLLALAILFYVRYREKQKNATLLTDKNTALRELNTTKDKLFAIISHDLRNPVSAFRNMTEALVENQSHLDKAKISHYLKKMQTNAAEVETQLNDLLAWASKEIGKERLELQDLAVEPMIEQVFRLLSPLAENKSIRLEYKLEDDFVIHTHPELFKTVIRNLINNAIKFTEEGGEVNLYATRKNGAIIFTIHDNGIGIGKEQQGILFSDEKMKANENSGMGMGLSLTKDIMDRLKGEILVESKENVGTTFTLKFVA; translated from the coding sequence ATGAAAGCAATCAAAATCCTTTTTTTTCTTCTATTATCTTATTCTAGCATTTCTGCCCAAGGAAGTACTAAGGATAAAAATGAGCTGCTGTTGCTTAAACACTACGAAAACGAAGATTTTAATAAGGTAGTAAAGATAGCTGATTCACTTTTGCAGCTAGAAAATTTACCCAAACGTGCTAGAATTTATCAGATTAAAGCGGATGCGCTCTATTTCTTAAATGACGTAAACGCGTCCTTAGAAAGCTATTTGTTAGCAATTGAGCACCTTGCTGAAGCAGAGATTGATACAGTCTATCTCATAGAAAACTATAGTCACGCAGGCTTCTGCTATTTATATTTAGGCCAATATGTAGAAGCTTTACCCTATTATGAGAAAGCCCTTAAAATTTCACGAAGTGCAAATGATTCTACAGAGATATCTACCCAACTGTCTCATTTAGGGAATATTCATACGCATCTTAATAATTTTGAATTAGCTGAAGAGTATTTCCAGCGTTCATATGAAATCAACTTCAAATTGCAGGATTCTGTTGCTTTAGCTTATGACTTGGTTGACCTAGGAAGTCTTTTTTTCAGAATGGGCGAATTTAAAAAAGCAGTTATTTACTATAAGAATGGCTTAAAGGTCGAAAAAACGAGGGCAGATAATCACAATACGCTCATCCTTAGGTTAGGAAAATTAGCCGATGCCTACATGGAAACAGGTGCTATCGATAGTGCCGTTTTCTTTATTGAAAAAGCGACCAGACAGGCTATCAGTATAAACGACTCTTTGTCTTTACATAAAAACTGGTTGGTCAAAGGCAAAATATTATTGAAGCAGGAACGATTTGATTCAGCTCGTGAATTAGGGTACCGTTTACAGCAATACTTTGAAAGCGAAACCATAAATCAGTATGATGTTGAGGCCTTAATGATCGTTGCAAAGGCCAATTATTTAATGGGTAATACCAATGATGCAATCCGCCATCTAACCGAAGTTATTGGTAGACTTAAAACGAAGGATCACAAAGCTGCATTAAGTGAGATTTACCAATTACGTTCGGAAATATTTGAAACCATAGGACAAAATAAAAAAGCCATTGAGGATTTAAGGTTATATCTATCCTATACTGATTCGTTGAATTTGGAAAAAAGGCAAAATACCATTTTATCTTTATCCAAAATATATGATACGCGCAGCAAAGAGCAAAAAATAGAATTATTAGAAAATAAAACAGCCCTGCAAAAAGTACAGGCAGAGAATGAAAGAAGGTTTAGGCTAATTCTAATTTTGGCAGTATCGTTCTTACTCGCCCTGGCGATATTATTTTACGTCAGATATAGAGAAAAACAAAAAAATGCCACTTTGTTAACTGATAAAAACACTGCGCTAAGAGAGCTAAATACTACAAAGGATAAATTGTTTGCCATCATCTCGCATGATTTAAGAAACCCAGTTTCTGCATTCAGAAATATGACAGAGGCGCTTGTTGAGAATCAAAGCCACTTGGATAAAGCTAAAATCAGTCATTATTTAAAGAAAATGCAAACTAATGCGGCAGAGGTGGAAACACAGCTGAACGATCTTTTGGCATGGGCTTCTAAGGAAATTGGAAAAGAAAGGCTTGAATTGCAAGATTTAGCCGTAGAGCCGATGATTGAACAAGTATTTAGATTGCTGTCCCCATTGGCAGAAAATAAATCAATCCGATTAGAGTATAAATTGGAAGATGATTTTGTTATTCATACGCACCCTGAATTATTCAAGACCGTCATCAGAAATTTAATAAATAATGCGATTAAATTTACCGAGGAGGGAGGGGAAGTCAACTTATATGCTACTCGTAAAAATGGTGCTATTATATTTACTATCCACGACAATGGGATAGGAATTGGAAAAGAGCAACAAGGCATTTTGTTTTCAGATGAGAAAATGAAAGCGAATGAAAATAGCGGAATGGGAATGGGGCTATCACTTACCAAAGATATAATGGATCGTCTGAAAGGAGAAATTTTGGTAGAGAGTAAAGAAAACGTTGGTACAACCTTTACTTTAAAATTTGTAGCATGA
- a CDS encoding response regulator transcription factor — protein MNESNTIKVIIVDDHELVRDGLELGLMGQNGIEVIATAGDYRGLEKEMSEKIPDVILLDIDLPQKSGIEITKSIKSNSIAPKIVMITGNDQINYLEMALRAGANGFVSKSSRKEIVVEAIQQVMRENIYIDYNLSQDVYQSLKNKLDLHQDEKELSEREIEILKGFANGLTYQQISDELHISKKTVESHKALISKKLNTKNNADLIKYAIKKGFVKLD, from the coding sequence ATGAATGAGAGTAACACCATCAAGGTCATTATTGTGGATGATCACGAGTTAGTGCGTGATGGCCTGGAATTAGGGCTTATGGGCCAGAATGGAATAGAAGTAATTGCTACAGCAGGTGATTATCGCGGACTTGAAAAAGAAATGTCAGAAAAAATACCGGATGTCATCTTGCTTGATATAGACCTACCGCAGAAGTCAGGAATTGAAATCACTAAATCGATAAAATCAAATAGTATAGCACCTAAAATTGTAATGATTACAGGCAATGATCAAATCAATTATTTAGAAATGGCCTTGCGTGCTGGGGCGAATGGTTTTGTTTCGAAAAGCAGTCGGAAAGAAATAGTAGTGGAAGCGATTCAACAGGTGATGAGAGAGAATATTTATATTGATTATAATCTATCACAAGACGTTTACCAAAGCTTAAAAAACAAACTGGATCTACATCAAGATGAGAAGGAGCTAAGCGAAAGGGAAATTGAAATATTGAAAGGCTTTGCTAATGGACTCACCTACCAACAGATTTCCGATGAACTCCACATTTCCAAAAAAACAGTGGAATCACACAAAGCCTTGATTTCTAAAAAGTTGAATACCAAAAATAATGCAGATTTAATAAAATATGCAATCAAAAAAGGCTTCGTAAAACTAGATTGA